TCTGACAAAAGAAGTATTGATTACTCTCCAATAATGTCAACAAATAGATTTCACTGTTTAGGATCAACTTAGACATAGAAGTATCACAATGTATTTATCTTGTTATGAACtgtaaacaaaaaaatcaataatatgGACTATGCTATTGTTAGTGGAGCGACttgatcaattgtttaataatatctCTACACAAAAACACGAATTTCAGATTCAATTGGaccaaaacaagaaaaagtatTTAGGTCCGGTGAATGGCATCGACCATTAGATATAGCAAAAAGAATAAGATGTGTTCATCTGATTTTTGTACTcttatcaatttaattgCATGTTCGGAAACAATAGTGGATGTTTGGGTGTAGAACTGGgcaattgaaatttatcGTTTGTATTATCtgaaaaagatttaaatCACTAAAATGTCTCTTGTTAAAAAACTACTTACATCTTTTCTGCTTGGTCTTTTTCTGATTTTTGAGACTCTTAACATGTGTTTTAGTGGTTATTGAATGCTGACGTTATAGCCACACTAAAGTGGTGGTAGATTAGATACTTTATTACACGCACTGGTCGGAGTTAAacttcattttttttttggttttgctttcttctccttcttcttcttttgcCTTTATAATTGACATCCCTTTTGTTATCTCAATTCATGCTTAAAACCAGTATCAGGACACTTAAAAGAATGACAAACTCGAAATTAATAGAACTTCCAAAGTCGTCTTCATTTACTCAACGGATAAAGCCAGATAAAAGAGTTCCATCAGTGGAGGTTGCTTTGGAAAACGAAGGCAACATTACCAATACCCCAAGAAATATAACTCATGGTGGATTTTCATGGGTGTTACCCACTCCGAGAGATGACTATGAGTTTATGATTGCTAACCCATTAGCAATGAAAGACCTAGGATTGAGTTtagatgaaattgaagatcCAGTTTTTCAACTGATTGTAAGTGGAGAATTCTACCAAGATAAAGTTACTTTTGTCAAAGAAAACTTCCCTATGCCTTACGCCCAAGCTTATGCAGGTTGGCAGTTTGGACAATTTGCCGGACAGCTAGGTGACGGAAGAGTGgtcaatttgtttgaaGTTCCTAAAGCTGTACCAGATGGCGAGAATCGCGACAAATACGAAATCCAATTAAAAGGTGCGGGGAAAACACCTTTCTCTAGATTTGCGGATGGTAAGGCCGTGTTGCGGTCATCTATCAGAGAATACATTATATCAGAACATTTACATGCAATTGGAGTACCAACTACGAGAGCCCTTGCATTGACGTATTTGCCTAGTACTTTGGCTCAACGACATGGAGCTGAGAGATGTGCCATAGTTGCACGGTTTGCTGAGAGTTGGGTCAGAATGGGTACCTTTGATTTATACAGATGGAGAGGTGATCGTGAAGGGATTAGAGATTTGTCTGATTATGTGATTAATGAGTTGTTTACTATTAATGGAGTAAAGTTTCagaattttgaaagaattgttaAGACTGGCCctaactttttcaaattaaatgataagTTACTAGGCGAATTGACTGATTACGATAAAATGTATTACGAAACCGTAGTAAGAAATGCAGAGACCACTGCAATTTGTCAGTGCTATGGGTTTTTAAATGGGGTTTTGAATACTGACAATACATCAATCTTAGGTTTGACTATAGATTTTGGGCCATTTTCCATAATGGATAAATATAATCCAAACTATACACCAAACTCAGAAGACCACGAAGGTAGATATGGATATAGAAATGTTCCTACTGCAATTTGGTGGAATTTGACTAGATTGGGAGAGGATTTGGCAGAGTTGGTTGGAGCTGGTAATGAGTTGTTAAATGACCCACTGTTTCAACAAGGTATTAAAGAAGAGTGGGAAGATTCAATTATCAAGCGCGCCACAAAAATTATAGAAATTGGTGGAGAAATATACCAGCATGCTTTTACTAAAAAATACGTTGaaacatttttcaatcGATTGGGTTTATCACATGAATTGATAGATGCTCAAAACCCAGAAATACAACGTACCGATGTTATTGTTCCGATGTTGGATGTGTTGTACAAGATTCAAACCgattttaatttgtttttcttgaaattgCAGGATTTAGATCTTGACTCTGGTGATTATGCTTTGATTGCAGAAAAAGAGTTCTTGCCAAACTATGATTTCAACACATACAGACAGCACAAAGATGATTTGATAAAGCAAATTAGTGAATGGTTGATACTATACCACGAATTAAGGAACAAAACCaagaaatataaatcaactCCTGATCCAGCAAAATACAACCCTAAATTTTTACCAAGAAATTGGATTTTAGATCAAGTGATTCAGCAAGCAGAAAGCTCACGTGGGGCTGAGACAACATATCTTGAAAAATTGCAGAAAATGAGTTCCAACCCATATGACGAAACTAAATGGGGagatgaattgaaagatttAGAGCAATCTTGGTTACTTCAGGGTAACAAAGGGGATGAGTTTGCCATGTTACAGTGTGGCTGTTCAAGCTAAGTAGTTGTAGTAGCAATTTTAGAAAATATTACTATTGtttaaaatattc
This genomic stretch from Candida albicans SC5314 chromosome 1, complete sequence harbors:
- a CDS encoding uncharacterized protein (Putative protein of unknown function, transcription is positively regulated by Tbf1p); protein product: MLKTSIRTLKRMTNSKLIELPKSSSFTQRIKPDKRVPSVEVALENEGNITNTPRNITHGGFSWVLPTPRDDYEFMIANPLAMKDLGLSLDEIEDPVFQSIVSGEFYQDKVTFVKENFPMPYAQAYAGWQFGQFAGQLGDGRVVNLFEVPKAVPDGENRDKYEIQLKGAGKTPFSRFADGKAVLRSSIREYIISEHLHAIGVPTTRALALTYLPSTLAQRHGAERCAIVARFAESWVRMGTFDLYRWRGDREGIRDLSDYVINELFTINGVKFQNFERIVKTGPNFFKLNDKLLGELTDYDKMYYETVVRNAETTAICQCYGFLNGVLNTDNTSILGLTIDFGPFSIMDKYNPNYTPNSEDHEGRYGYRNVPTAIWWNLTRLGEDLAELVGAGNELLNDPSFQQGIKEEWEDSIIKRATKIIEIGGEIYQHAFTKKYVETFFNRLGLSHELIDAQNPEIQRTDVIVPMLDVLYKIQTDFNLFFLKLQDLDLDSGDYALIAEKEFLPNYDFNTYRQHKDDLIKQISEWLILYHELRNKTKKYKSTPDPAKYNPKFLPRNWILDQVIQQAESSRGAETTYLEKLQKMSSNPYDETKWGDELKDLEQSWLLQGNKGDEFAMLQCGCSS